Sequence from the Rutidosis leptorrhynchoides isolate AG116_Rl617_1_P2 chromosome 3, CSIRO_AGI_Rlap_v1, whole genome shotgun sequence genome:
gggcatattcggcttcgatccatccaactatataatgtagtttcaattacttgtgtctatttcgtaaaacagttataaaaatagcgcatgtattctcagtcccaaaaatatatattgcaaaagcatttaaaaaaggagcaaatgaaactcacaatactgtattttgtagtaaaaatacatatgacgacattgaacaatgcagggttggcctcggattcacgaacctataacattcatatatattaaaacatatacttgtaatcgaacaaatatatatattattattagtgatatagtttttatattaatacttacatatttcattatttaattaggtttattcattttatatattttaataaataagatattaatatagtttaagtatgtgtattaagtatatttctatttgtttgttaaattattaattatgataacatcaatattagtaataataatgttattttatagtaatgatgataaaagtgataataataatgttaataaaaataatgataatgataataatactaaattgtatcattataataataaatatgataagaatagttataataattttattaattccaTTAAATCATATTTTGATTAAGAttctaatcattttcataataataatatttatatcaaaatttctatttttaatttttaataatattatgaaaacctttattttcatggtcataataatcataatcttcgtaGTTAATAACTATGGCTTCTCATAACCTTAATttgtatcaaaattataattttacatgtattcatataattataacaaatttttataatctttaatataacaacttttattatatacttgtgttattaacttgtttaataaccttgaaatcataataataatactatcaataataatataatgataataattctaataataacaataatatttgtagtaatgatattactaataacttttTAAATTATActagtattgataatgataatatcttaAATCATctcgttaataataatgataaacataataacaataataataatttatgataataataataataataataataataataataataataataataataataataataataattacaaaactaataatgactataatattttcaataatattagtaatcttgatcatattaataataatgacaataatgctaataataataataataataataataataataataataataataataataataataataataataataataataataataataataataataggttgataagtaaactacctttaaaggctcaAAAATACAAAACTGTCcaagccgagactcgaaccctcgaccactcGCTCACCCATCAAACTCCTTAACCATGACTCCAATTCTATTTTTCTGATTTACTTTATCTTTTCATATATGTAACCCGTATATATTTTTTGTTTATATATCTTCTTCACTTTCATCAAAACAATCGACCCAAGCCAAATCCAAATATACAACGAATAAATTTTTGAGTTTTAGAGATTAAACGAAAACAGATACCACTCCGTTATTGTTTTggatcaaaagaaaaaaaaaattaaaacattacAGCAACTGTTGTTGCTTCGCTAAAACTCAAAAAAATAATTATTGATTTCAAAATTTAAGATGTTTTACAATatacttacaacatgaaatatgttttaaatcatCATTAGAAACTTGTGGACCGTTAATTTCAACAAAAACATCCAAAACGATCaccaatttcttgatgaacaatttcgttgacttttaaaattaaaactttgacctcgaaattaaaCTTTGATTTCACGAATTACGATTTGAAAACTTGCAGTTAGTTTGAGTTTAGGATTTCTAACAAAACCTCATTTACACATTTTGaatttgattttgaaattgttCAATTTGAAAAATAGGAGCAAAAACAGAGAAACGAGCTGTAACTTtgcctttttctgtttaaattcaattAAATAAATACTGGAATCGAGTTTGTGTAGTTGTTGGTGATGGTGGAAAATTCGAATGCATTCATTATACTGAATTTGATCAAATCTTATAGTATTATTAGTCGACAGAATTTATTTATCAAGGACagaaatataattaaataaaataaaagtgaaAGAGATGTTCAACAGATTTTGTAGTTTTGTATTTGTGATATATTCGACTGGTAACCAGGATCTGTGACAGAAAACAAATTTGATTATAGTATGACTATGATGTGCAACAGAattgaatgaaaaaaaaaattcatacgTAATCAGTTTATCaagtttttttttatgattttaataattatttttaattaaaattattattaataattatataaatatatggataatttcattaataataagtaaaactattaatattaatagtaattgtataaataaatataatattaatagttattaataatCCTAGCatcattgataataaaaataattatttaagacACTCATAcatatgttattattaatgataataataataataatttgtattgtatttataatagtatttatagaattaataatgattttaatgataatggtaactaTAAAAGAAAtgaaaaatgataatcttaatattaactaaattcataattcttattattaattataataatattgatattaattttaatatttatttttataatatatcactacattttaatttgtaagtatcttatatatatatatatatatatatatatatatatatatatatatatatatatatatatatatatatatatatatatatatatatatatatatatatatatatatatatatatatatatatattcaaactaccATGTTTAATATTCTGTTTCAATATTCCCGATTATAGATTGAAATAATTAAACTCAGAATatatcatttaatactttgttaatgtcatTTTTATATATCTATTCACATCTAATCATAAACaactattcgtgaatcgtcgaaactaatCAAAGGTCAAACGAATatattaaaatagttcaaaaattttgagactcaactttacagactttgcttatcatgtcgaaatcatattaagattaaagtttaaatttgatcggaaatttccgggtcgtcacaaatcatCTCCACTAAAATCACGATATCATCATCGTTTGAATTCATCTTCATCACTATGCTACTGTTCATCGTCTTCTTTAAATGGGTTTTGATTTGAATCAAGAAACAGAAACATCGAGCAGTGTATAGGAGGATTAGCTTGGGTCTGGTTCTCGTCGTTATCAAAATAAAGGAGTAACAACAACTTGGAACAATAACTGTAGCAACAATGATGTTTAGTTGGTGTGATTCGATGGTTGCAGCAGTAGCCTGCTCAAGTTGCAGACAACAGAAAGTAACGTGCAGCAGTAGAAGTCGAAGGAGGATGGTGGTTTGATGGTGATTTTGGGCGGCCAACAGCAGTATAGTATAGGGTTTGTTGCAGTGGCCGTAAACAGAAAATGTAAGTGTGAGAGAGAGGAGAGAATGGGAGAGAGAAGGGTTGACGGTTATTCTTGGTGATGGTGGTCGGATGGAGGTTTACATGGTGGTTGGGCGACAGTTAAGGTAGCAGTGAGGGTTTCAAAGTTGAAGGTGATCGATGGTTAACGTTTGATAGCTTTGTTGGTGCTACGCTATTATAAACCGACTTTAGAAACATCAAACAATAACCGATGGTTTATGGTGGTAATGGGTGGTTGTAGGTAAGGTTGACGCTGAGGTGGTAGCCGGAAGTGGACGGTGGTTTCGGGTGTTCAAGGTGCTCGATGGAATGGGAAAATAGTTTGTAGATTGCAGGATGCATCTCAtaattatatacatacaaatatagtgAATGAATCaattaatataatagtaataataataattatatattcaaTTGTAACTTAAACGTGCACTTAAATaaatatcctaccgacagtttccacggactataatatcgtgccccgttgttcactcagtggcgaataaaaagtcttcagaaaaattccatatttttataatacttatctttatttatttcagtcattatggtatgaaattcgatcattaatttattaaataaaaattacgtcaattgtcccgctcgattctgggtaaaatattaaaagtgttaaaatttaataactagatcctaaatacatttttattaagcctaaaatttatagaactcattttcggatcactgtttattttaaaatcatataagttcgaattaaacttctctaaataataagcgaaacgtccaacgagtattacaatcatttaatatttatttatagttatatattacaatcatttaatattacaatcatttaatatttttaataattgaatcatataacatttcaaattaatatatataatatataatatatatatatatatatatatatatatatatatatatatatatatatatatatatttaaatatgtacatatctatttacaaatagttgttcgtgaatcgtcgggaacagtcgaaggtcaattgaatatatgaaacagttcaaaatttttgagactcaacctaacagacttttcttatcgtgtccaaaatattaaattgtatcgagagtttgatttaaaattagtcgaaatttttcgggtcgtcacatcaatGTAGTCGTTCATATTGTTTAGAACGAACATAGCGAATGTCAATGTGTTTTGATCGTCTGTGACCAATTACTTTCATAACAGATCGTCACGATCTGCTTATTGTTGTACCACCGGATCTTCGGgtctactatatatatacatattaatatttttgccaaaaaaataaaaataaaaattctacGCATCTCTGCCCTATGCGCATTTATCCCTTACTTTGTACATGGTATTCACATATCATCTTGCATCTAAAGCATCCATGTCACATGTCTCATGTGCACAAGGGTATAGCCGCGTATATTGGTGTGCGCATATACTATTGGATTCAACCTTTGACCGGGTCTTGTATTTAACTTGTCCACCAAGGATATGATCTATCCTGATTTGTTTTCTTTAATTAACGAAAGTTGATTATGGAAAGGATTGAACTGATTTAGGGTTTGATTCCTATGATTCTATTTGCTAGCCTATAAATACAAGCCCCATAAACCGCATAATCCATAACGTTTTACACGTACATTACATCATATAGACATCCTCGCACGAATCACTTTCTTACAAGCTTTCTTTCTTTTCTCAAGGTTTACAGGTATGTTCCATGAACTCTAATTCGATCTAGTATAATGAAACGTTGGTGGACTAACATTCGACCATCCAATCAATATGTTTCACCTTAACTCGTAAAAATATGCTTGTATAAATTATACTGTATTTTTTGTTAATTGTGATTTTGCTTTTTACTATTTGAcctttgtttattttattttatttttttaatatctgCGTTAGTAATATAAAGAAACTCTATTTAGCTTCTTATTcttatttaaaaagttaataatctaCTTGGCACATACAAAAAAATATACATCATATTATCAGGTTCTCTCAAGTATTTCTCTCATATCCATGTAAAAATTTTCCCAGAGCCAATTGATGATCTTTTAAAATTCACATATTTATTTCAgctgcatttatatttatatttatatttatatataagatgaaattgttattattaatataaaattatcattatcaatcgggagatgattctcacacaccactttttgatccctATACACTTTTGTCTCATAAGTTGACAGTTATGCCCCTAAAAagttaaacttatattattattataagtataattaaggaCATATTAGGTAATTAAGTGTACATAGACCAAAATGCATTGGGCCAGAATCACTTCCCTCGTCAATATAGAAGATAGAAAATAGAAGATAGAAATATCTGCAACCTCAACAGAAGCCCCAATCCTTGTCATAATCGACGCTTTGATTTCAATCTGCAGCTCAGATCTCCTGCTTATTACTTTCTGTAAGTAATCTTTTTTCTATAAATTTGAAAAAATAAGTACTATTGATCTTGTATCGTACTTTGATTTCTGAAATTATTTGTAATTCACTATttttaatttcattatttttaGGGTTTTTTTGAGTTGCCTAGTTTTCCATTTATTATTACTAGGATTATTAGGATCAGGATTTTGTGACATTTGCAATTGTTATGTGTTTTGGAGACTTTGATACTGATCTAGATGTAGTTTTCTAGCTAGAGGgcttttttttataataatttttataattataattttattacagtTTGTGTTATTTGTTTGAAGGATTGTTAATCTGTAATTGTTGAATGATTAATAAAGGCTAAATTAatcttttttaaaactaatagaaaCATTTAAACCTgtctaattgaaaattttgaaagggTTAGGGCATAATAATGAAAGGCTCAAGCTACACTTGGATGATGTTTTAGTAATTTCGATAGAGGATTCATGTCGTTTTCGAAACTTTGATGGAAATTGGGCCAAATTTACACATGAGCTTTATATTTCGAAACTTATTTTGTTGCTCTTTCTTTAGGGTTCACTTTTTATAGTTTGTGACTTTGAGTTTGGTTCATCTTTGTTGATTTCAAGTTTGACGGTTTAATATTATGCAAACGTCAACAATCTACAAACTTGTATACTGATTAAACCGTAACTATGTAAGTTTTTATCCGTGAATTTATATTTGATTAACGGTTTTGGGTTTGCTTTTATGGTTTTGATTTCGTGATTATTTCGTCGAAAGCAGGTAGGTAGATAATTTGTTTACTGTTTTTGTTGTTGCAaactaatgtatatatataaagatcatttTGAAAAGACATAAATCCTGAATTTAGAAATCTAAGCTTACGTTTATGATTTGAGTTTTttggattattattgttattttcagcAATTACCAGCTTGAGCAAAAGTGACGTTTTTTTACGCGTCTTGCAGCCACATATATAGGTATCTGCATGCATCTATACGTTTGAATTTGTCGACGTGTTTAGGCCTTTAAAGGTTCAGTTTACATCCTTTGGATactgattattaatatcattgaatTATGTACCTTTTTTAATCTAATTAGGGAAATTTTGGATTTGGAGTAATGACGAAGATCACTATAAAGATGAGTGGTAAAAGTGTCCACGAGGGACCTAAAAATAGCACCGAAAACGATAACAACTACAGTGAGAAACAAATGGTTCTTTACGATCCATCTTTAAACGGGTCAGACCCGAATGATTCGGCCCAGATATCTGTTTCAAAAAATATAAAATCGTCCAAAGGACCACCCGAAGTAGGTGCGTTCACTGTACAATGTGCTAAGTGTTTCAAGTGGAGATTAATACCCGATCAAGAGAAATATGAGGTGATTCGGGAACACATTACGGACCAACCGTTTTTATGTGAAACAACCCATGAGTGGGGTCGTGTTGTTTCATGTGAGGACCCGTCTGATATTGAACAAGATGGGACCCGCATATGGGCGATTGATAAACCGAACATTGCGCAACCTCCTCCAGGGTGGAAACGGCTTTTGAGA
This genomic interval carries:
- the LOC139898254 gene encoding methyl-CpG-binding domain-containing protein 2-like, translated to MTKITIKMSGKSVHEGPKNSTENDNNYSEKQMVLYDPSLNGSDPNDSAQISVSKNIKSSKGPPEVGAFTVQCAKCFKWRLIPDQEKYEVIREHITDQPFLCETTHEWGRVVSCEDPSDIEQDGTRIWAIDKPNIAQPPPGWKRLLRLRKEGSSKFADVYYSSPTGAKLRSLPEIEKYLISHPEHAEGLDFGRFSFQIPRPLNDSYVRKRTGTTPAPMTPECIELSPVEPISWARPDENSTAQIVEPLRWANPENNRNGTLPYVKTPDLDLVNQPTKKAKR